Below is a genomic region from Methanobacterium sp..
GTAGATGAAGAATTCATTGATAATACTCCTGAAGAAGAGGAGTGTATAAAAGAAACATACACATGTAAACTTAACTATGAAAAAATAGCTCCTAAAATAGAAAATCTTATGGGTATAATTAAAAAAAGATACGCAGTTAAAGAATACCTGGAAAATAGATATGAAATAAGTTATATTAGAAAATCCCTTATTGAGGCACATAAAGACCTAGAACATGAAAAAGAAGCAGTACTATTTTTAATAATGGGTAATTTTTTCCTTAAAGAGGAAAAAACATACAGTGCTATGCAAAATTTTAAAGATTCATTTAATCTATTTTATGAAATGGGAGATAATGAAGGAAAGGCATTTTCCCTTCTTTTTTTGGGGATAACATACTATGTATTAGGTAAAGAAGATAAAATATACAGTATATTTAAAGAAGCGATGAATATTCTTGAAGAATTAAAAGATATCGAAGGAAAATCAGCTGCAATAAATATTATAAATACATTATACAGCGAAGATATATGTTTAGATAACAAATATAGCAACACTGCTACTACCTAATTAAACTAATTAATTCCTTTAATTTCATATTATTTTTGATTTAGTCTTATAATTTATCTTTTTAGCTATTAATTTCTAAAATGTTATAAGAGGATACTACTTAACTATTTTATAAAAATAAATTTTTAATACAACTCATTCCATTAAATATATTCCAAATGAAAGACAAATAATATATAAAAACCATCCAAATGCCAATATTTGTTCTAAAATTGCAGTTATATTAAATTATAATCTGTAGGTTATGAATATCAAACAGGTGTATAAAATGGAAAAGGAAGAAAATATTAAAAGATTAATCCAAAATTTTAAGGATAATGATGACCATGTTCGTCGTCAAACCTCAGAACTTCTTGAAGAAATTGGAGAACCTGCTGTAGATGAACTTATTCAAGCTCTGGAAGATGAAGATAGAAATGTTAGAAGAGGAGC
It encodes:
- a CDS encoding tetratricopeptide repeat protein — encoded protein: MWDIFQSIGSIAKVKEKGSFRNYQKKLKGYQENEATILIDMGVLCFENENFDKSLQYLENARRIYFNLDEKEAEAFVSDIIGDVYLSKREIDKALTEYQRSFRRYASIKSPMKNEMFEKIKEVENIKEAIELASEDKINAKMEEESNYEDVDEEFIDNTPEEEECIKETYTCKLNYEKIAPKIENLMGIIKKRYAVKEYLENRYEISYIRKSLIEAHKDLEHEKEAVLFLIMGNFFLKEEKTYSAMQNFKDSFNLFYEMGDNEGKAFSLLFLGITYYVLGKEDKIYSIFKEAMNILEELKDIEGKSAAINIINTLYSEDICLDNKYSNTATT